The sequence ACAGATACCCGCTGTACAGGAAGAGGGTAAATTCAACCCAGCGGCAACGGCACTGGCGAGGATGGTTTGGTCTGCCGGAGCCATAATGGTGGTTACTTGCCCCTGATGGCGGATTTCAACGGGAAAAGAAGCGGTCATAGGGTAATGTTGGAGTTCCAACTGTGTATTCTAACCCCTGCGTTCCCCCGGCTCCCACGCTAGGATCGAAACCAGCTGACCTGTGACTGTAGGATGCGTGACATTCGCCAAGAAACCCTAGAACTGCTGGAATGGCCCCGTTTGTGTGAACATTTAGCCACCTTTGCCCAGACTAAACCGGGAAAAAGGTTGGCGCAGGCTTGGCAACCCGCCCCCACACGCCCCCAGGCGGAATATCTGCTGGCGGAAACCCAGGCGGTGGATACCCTCGCCGAACGGGGGATCACATTTGATTTGACCCTCGTTACGGATGTGGAAGCGAGTATTGAACGGGCGGAACGGGGGGGGATTCTAAGTGGGTTGGCGTTGCTGTCTGTGGCGCATGTGTGTCACACGGCTCGGCAGGTGCGGCGGCAAATCGAAGCCCACCGGGAGACTACTGTACTGCATGAACTGGTGCAAAATTGGCGCACCCAACCGGAATTATCGCAACAAATTTACCACTGCATTGATGACGATGGGGAAGTGACCGACCGCGCCAGTCCCGCCCTAGCCCAGGCTCGCCAACAGTGCCGGGACATCGAGCAAACCCTGCGCCAAACCCTCCAGCATCTTTGCCAAAAATATGCCCAAGCCCTGCAGGAGGTGCTGATCACCCAGCGCAATGAACGTTATGTCCTGCCGGTGAAGGCGACCCATAAGGATATGATTCCGGGCATAGTTCACGATACCTCCGCTTCTGGTGCTACCTATTACATCGAACCCCAGGGCGTGGTGCCCTTGAATAACCAGCGGCGAATTTACCAGAAACAGGCGCAGGAGTTGGCGGAAGCGGTGCGGCAGGAGTTGAGCCTCCAGGTGGGTCTAGTGGCGGCGGAGTTGCGCCATCTTGCCGACGGGTTGACCCGTTTGGATGTGGCTTGTGCCCGGTGTCATTACAGCCGTTGGTTGCACGCCCATCCCCCCCAGTTTGTGCCCTCGGTGCAGTTGCGCCAGGTACGGCACCCCCTGCTGGTCTGGCACGCCCAGGTTGAACCGGAGCGGACGGTGGTACCCATTGACCTGGTGATTCCCGCCGATGTGCGGGTGGTGACCATTACCGGACCCAATACGGGGGGCAAAACCGTGACCCTGAAAACCCTGGGGTTAATGGTGCTGATGGCTCAGGCGGGGTTGTACCTGCCGACGGCGGCACCAGCCCAGTTGCCCTGGTTTGACCAGGTGTTGGCGGACATTGGGGATGACCAATCCCTGAGCCAGAATTTATCGACTTTTTCGGGGCATATCACCCGCATTCACCGGATACTCCAGGCGGCGACCCCCCAATCCCTGATTCTGCTCGATGAAGTCGGGGCGGGCACAGACCCCACGGAGGGCACGGCTCTGGCACGGGCGATTTTGGAAACCTGTGCGAACCAAGCCCAACTCACTTTAGCCACCTCCCACTACGGCGAACTGAAAACCCTCAAGTACCAGGATGCCCGGTTTGAAAATGCCTCGGTCGCCTTTGATGAAACCACCCTTGCCCCCACCTATCGCCTGCTGTGGGGGATTCCTGGGCGTTCCCAAGCCCTGCACATTGCCCAGCGGTTGGGGTTTGACCCGGCGATTATCCAGCGAGCCGCCACCTACCTCCAGGGGCAACACCTGGAACTCAACGACCTGATTCGCCAGATGGAACAGCAACGCCAGGAGCAAACCCAGAAAAACCAAGCCGCCACGGAACTTTTAGCGCAGGCGGAACACCTGTACCAACAAATCCAACAGCAAGCCCAGGCATTGCACCAGCAAAAGCAAGCCCTGGCGGAACGGGAAACCCAAGCGGTGGAAACCGCTATTGCACAAGCGAAACAGGAAATTGCCCAGGTGATCCAAACCCTGAAAAGCCCGCAGGTGAACGCCAAGGATGCTCACGCCGCCAGTGCCGCCTTGACCGCCATTCAAAAACGACATCAACCCCGTCCTCGTCCCCAACCCCAGGGCTTTACCCCCCAAATCGGGCAGAGGGTGCGGGTGCTGGGTCAGGTGGGAGAGGTGCTGAGCCTGCCGGATGGGGATGGGAAAATGAACGTGCGCTTGGGGCAATTGCGGGTCAGTGCGCCGGTGCGGGACATTACCTCCCTGGATGGGCAACCCGTGGCGTTACCGCCGCCGCCGTTGGTACAAACTCCTGCCAATACCATTGATCTCAGGGGCTTGCGGGTGGATCAGGTCGCAGACCGCCTGGATGCCCATTTACATCCGGGGGAACGGGCGTGGTGGATTGTGCATGGACAGGGGACGGGGCGGCTGAGGCAGGCGGTGCAGGAGTACCTCGACCGGCATCCCCACATTCACCACTGGGAATGCCCGGAACCCAGCATCACCATTGCCCATTGGCACGGGGCATGACCCAACGGGTACGGCGGCACGTCCAAGCCTTCCTGCGCCAGTCCAACTACCTACCCCCGGCAACCCGCCTCTTGGTGGCGGTCTCTGGCGGTCAGGATTCCCTGTGTTTGTTGGATGTCCTCCATCACCTGCGCCCCCGCTGGGGTTGGGATTTGGGGATTGCCCACTGTGACCACGGGTGGCGCCCCGATAGCCGGGAGAATGCCCATTACATCCAACAGCTTGCCCAACGGTACGGTTATCCCTACCACCTGGTTCAGGCGGAACATTTACCCCCCCAGGAATCTGCCGCCCGGCAATGGCGCTATCAAGCCCTGGTAAAAATCGCTTTACAATATAATTACAAAATTATTACCACTGGGCATACGGCGAGCGACCGGGTGGAAACGTTTTTATTGAATCTTTGGCGGGGCAGTGGGTTGGCGGGGTTGGTGGCGCTTGCCCCAGAGCGGGGGTTGACCGATAGGGTGCGACTGGTGCGACCCTTGTGGACGGTGACCCGCTCGGAGACGGCGACCTATTGCCAGGAACAGGGGTTGGGGGTTTGGCTGGATGGGACGAATGACAATCGGGATTACCGCCGCAACCGGATTCGCCAGGAACTTCTGCCCTACCTGCGCCAGCATTTTAACCCGCAAGTGGAACTGCAATTGTTACAAACCCTGGAGATTTTGACGGCGGAACAGGGGTTTTGGCAAGGGTGGGTGGCTCGGGTTTGGTCGCAGGTGTACGACCCCCAAGTTCAGGGCTTAAATCGCCGCCGGTTAGCCCAGTTTCCCCTGGCTTTGCAACGCCATGTCCTGCGCTTTTTTTTACAACGTCATCTCCGGCGGGCGGTGAGGTTCCAGCATATTGAACAGGCACGGCGGTTACTCACCCAGGGGTCTGGAGCCAGTACGGCACCGTTGCCGGGGGGTCAGCGGGCGATGGTGCGGGGGAATTGGTTGACCCTTAGCCCTGTATTGCCTGGCTCACCAACCCCAAGAGTTCCTCCACCACCGCCGTTTGCCCCTGACTTGCCCCCTGGGTGATCTGGTGGTAGCAGTGCCAGGTTTGGTCGAGCCGGTCTTGCTGGGGTTGCAGGAGTTCCTGGAGGCAGTGGAGCCGCCCCCAGAGTTGGTCGAGCCGCTGTTGGGTCTGGTCGAGTTCCTGTTGCTGTTGCTCCAGGGTGTGGCGTTGTTCGGCGCAGGCTGACCGCTCCTGGCTGAGGGTTTCCTGGCAGTGCCGCA comes from Synechococcus sp. C9 and encodes:
- a CDS encoding endonuclease MutS2 translates to MRDIRQETLELLEWPRLCEHLATFAQTKPGKRLAQAWQPAPTRPQAEYLLAETQAVDTLAERGITFDLTLVTDVEASIERAERGGILSGLALLSVAHVCHTARQVRRQIEAHRETTVLHELVQNWRTQPELSQQIYHCIDDDGEVTDRASPALAQARQQCRDIEQTLRQTLQHLCQKYAQALQEVLITQRNERYVLPVKATHKDMIPGIVHDTSASGATYYIEPQGVVPLNNQRRIYQKQAQELAEAVRQELSLQVGLVAAELRHLADGLTRLDVACARCHYSRWLHAHPPQFVPSVQLRQVRHPLLVWHAQVEPERTVVPIDLVIPADVRVVTITGPNTGGKTVTLKTLGLMVLMAQAGLYLPTAAPAQLPWFDQVLADIGDDQSLSQNLSTFSGHITRIHRILQAATPQSLILLDEVGAGTDPTEGTALARAILETCANQAQLTLATSHYGELKTLKYQDARFENASVAFDETTLAPTYRLLWGIPGRSQALHIAQRLGFDPAIIQRAATYLQGQHLELNDLIRQMEQQRQEQTQKNQAATELLAQAEHLYQQIQQQAQALHQQKQALAERETQAVETAIAQAKQEIAQVIQTLKSPQVNAKDAHAASAALTAIQKRHQPRPRPQPQGFTPQIGQRVRVLGQVGEVLSLPDGDGKMNVRLGQLRVSAPVRDITSLDGQPVALPPPPLVQTPANTIDLRGLRVDQVADRLDAHLHPGERAWWIVHGQGTGRLRQAVQEYLDRHPHIHHWECPEPSITIAHWHGA
- the tilS gene encoding tRNA lysidine(34) synthetase TilS, producing MPGTQHHHCPLARGMTQRVRRHVQAFLRQSNYLPPATRLLVAVSGGQDSLCLLDVLHHLRPRWGWDLGIAHCDHGWRPDSRENAHYIQQLAQRYGYPYHLVQAEHLPPQESAARQWRYQALVKIALQYNYKIITTGHTASDRVETFLLNLWRGSGLAGLVALAPERGLTDRVRLVRPLWTVTRSETATYCQEQGLGVWLDGTNDNRDYRRNRIRQELLPYLRQHFNPQVELQLLQTLEILTAEQGFWQGWVARVWSQVYDPQVQGLNRRRLAQFPLALQRHVLRFFLQRHLRRAVRFQHIEQARRLLTQGSGASTAPLPGGQRAMVRGNWLTLSPVLPGSPTPRVPPPPPFAPDLPPG